tacacaactgcacaaacatgcaaacacacacatacacagacactacagaatcacacacatacacaccctacacatacacacagacactacacaatcacacaaacatgcaaacacacacatacacaaagacaatacacaatcacacaaatactaatactacacaatcacacaaacacatacagactttacacatacacaaacactacacaaacacacatacaaaaagacactacacaaatacacgcatacaaacacacacatacacagacactacacaaacacacacacaaacaaaccctacacatacaccaaacactacacaatcacacaaacacacacaaacaaacgttACTGAAACGTGACTCAAAATGTTCCTAATCTGAGGATTCTGAATGATTCACCACTGTCCAAACAAATtccaaaataaaccaaaaagtaaatgtaacataTCAGTCTGAAAAAAGTTACAAAGCCAATCCTAATGTATTAGTACTGCAGTGAACCACAGTAAGAGTCATGATATCCATATGACACTTGGAACAGTTAAGATACTTCAAGAGCTCATCAATGTCTCATCGAGGAAAACATACAAGaacccaaacaaacatttaggaAACTGCAGGACCTGCTGACCTCAATTTAGATCTGATTGAATGATTCCAGTATTAGAAGGAGACTGaacacaaataaaatccatGGGAGAGTCACAAGGTAAAATCACTGTTAACTAAGAGGAACATAAAGCCTCGCCTCTCATTTAGCAATATAAGAACCTTAATGACCCTCAAGCCTTTTGGTGATGATGTTCTGTGAACTGATGTGTCAGAATTCTTATACTTGCAATGAAGCTAtaacagcattttacaataaaaacatcttactaacagtcagtcatggttgtggttgtgtgatggtgtttcagggctAAAGAATGTCTGGTCATCAGTTCATgatttaaagattaaacacttgtgtaaaacaaaaacacaacaattccaAATAACAAGAGCAGATCTTTGTTAAATTAAATCTGAGGAAATAAAGTTTAGGTTTTGGACTTAATCAGATTTAGACTTAGATTTAGACCAAACTGAGCTGCTGTAGCATCTGAACTGACAAAtctgtaaaaatacagataactgggggtgcaaatactttttcactgcactgtgtatgtttgtgtgcttgtgagaaacttacagtgtagaaaatcttctctgattttAAGTTCAGTAGGCAGAGTGATCCAGACTTTCTTCACTGCAAAAAGAATGAACAAAAtgtggatttgattgttttgtttgatgtttgagtaccgaagcattttggagacaatggaacactgagggcttgaactcaccttcatctggtatcttctcacactgctctttgcagaattcttctactttctctctcagctgagatacagactttgtaacatcatcaaatgaggggaaaggactgattgtgatggcggctgattctgcagatccagcaggagccgagagagattgaaaattctacatccagacaaataatgttcacagagaaacaacaagatgatgatgaaTCACAAATAATAGACGACAGACATGAAGCACAGTGTGATGTTTCTCcaaataacattaacagtatTTCATGATCTCTCAAAAAAGCTGATTtggattcttacaatttcttagaacccCGAGACTTTATGGGTCATAATGTGTCTTGTGTAGGGGGGGTTTCCCTATGTTATAGAGTTGTGGAAGATGAACAAAGATGCGCAAAGCTACCATCAGGGGTGAGACGCCTTTAAATGCTTTGCTGTTGCGTTTCCGGCTCTCCCCAACATgtctgaatgaatgaaaataatcGAGTTTAAAAGAACAAACTTCTTGACGAAAGGCATCAacgttttaaagattttgagtttaggggacgtcaagttacaagataccgctgtaatttattacttggactggtgcagcaataatataattatttttagtgctgttacctggaggaaatggacaggatcctctgtgtgtgaaagctgttccagttcagcatctttcctcttcagctctTCAATCTGCTGCTCCACCTGCTTCAGGACTTTTTCAGCTCGACCTACTTCTGCTGTCTCTTgatctctgatcagatcttttagctcagagcatcttctgttaattgagttgattagttcagtacagatcctctcaatgttcTCTACTGCTGcctgtgcagaacactgttagaGGATTTAGAAAGAGGAAAACGTTTCTCACTCAGATATTTGTCCATCCTTCACATTCATATGTAGCTTACTGGCCAGACTAATACTTATCACtcatagcttggtgatggtgctaaatgACTTGATTTTTCATACTCTTGTAAATGTTACCGTCATCATCATGTCCATATGATGCAGTATTTCATACTCTACTTCCCGAATATAAGAGAAAGTTCCAGTTTTACCTTCCACCTTAAACTCCAGCACTTCTTCAGTGTTCATCATCACtttagtttttactgcatttatcagcatgttataTTTCCTCACAGATTTTGATACAAAACATCTGCTCCTGTATGtccttaattcaaaattatatgtctggattaaatctaataaaaataaaaaaacaccataTGTACTGTAACATGTGCTGGTGGTAGCATACTGTTACAGAAATTATTTTGAGTATCAGTAAACATTATTAGCACAACCTCAGAATTGTTGTACAGCATCAATCATCAACTAACCAggcataatttaaatattttttaaattcattaacAAAATTGCTCCATCACTTGCAAAGTTACCTgagatataaaatatctcatttttaatggagattggttttatggaggagagtcggactgatcctgagagctttttgtttgttttattaccttgtgagactccacagcgtttatcagttcacaaagttccttctctttgttctggattttctcctggaattttctctggatctccagcagctgcttctacacaaaataatttaggatttacttgtattgtgtacGAGCACCAGATAAACAACGTCAGTGTAAATGCTaatgagttgttacttgttaaagagagctgtataatatttttacctttttctcagttctttctgctgcagctgatattgtatcatgtcctttatgatcaTCCATGGTGCACAACAcgcagatacactgctgatcagtacgacagtaaacctccagcagtttatcatgctgagagcagatctgatcctggaATCGTCTGGAAGCCTTAACCAGCTTGTGCTTCTTATAAGACGGAATTTGATAAtgaggctgaaggtgagtttcacagaaagaggccaaacacaccagacaggattttaTAGCTTTGGATTTTGTCCCAGTGCAGGAATCACAATCCACATCTTCAGGTTCAGAAAAACAGTGACCAGGATGTGGAGCTTGAAGTTCTGTTTTCTTCAGTTTCTCCACAACTCCAGCCAGCATGGTGTTTCTCCTCACAacaggtcttggagtgaaggtttgtctacactgtggacatctgtatgttcccttatcatcctccCAATCCCAGCAGTTgttaatacacaccatacagaaactgtgtccacatggaaTAGCAGctggatccttcagtgtttccagacagactgaacagctgaactcaTCCTGAGTTACTGAAATTTTGGACTCAGCCATTTTTCTACAcgtaaacagaaacaaaaaagtTATTCACAGCAGCTCAGACTTCCTGGTTTCTTTTGTGAgcgttatgttcatgtttacgtTTCTCAATTTCTGTTAATTTAAAAAGAATTTTGATGACCTATTGTACTCATGctgtgggacttttaatttgcaatgttgttgtagtaagtagtacaagtgactagttaattactacaaccttCGTTATATGAAAATCTGTGTTTTTCAATTGttcttctatattttattattactgtacctTTACTGTAGAACATTTTATGATTCGTTATTGTACCCATTCTGTATGACTTCTATAATgcggttgtagtaactagtacaaatgactagttaactactacatccTTGGTTATATGAAAAAAatatgtttctttatttttgttattcattttacttaaatttttttattactgtaccGGGTCATTACTAGCATTTGGTGCCATTTGAGTCCCCATGACATAATATGgtatattttgtgtaaaaatgggctaatacatatttttaaaagcttGTCTTACATGATTAACCCTCCTCTACCATAGAAAACAATTGTGTTCCCaggattatttaatttaaaataattactcAATTTTAGCGCAAGAAGGCTAAACTGCCATGTCCCCAATCACGTTTTCTCAAATTCATTAACaaatataagtaataaaaaacaaactaattctacatttttcattatttttgtatagccttatttataatattcctcaccaaatgttattttttgttattaatacatttttaatacttaGTCTTTAAAATAAGTTGTGTCCCAGAGTCGACTGTCCCACCTGTTACTGTGAAGGAAAATCTGTCTGGACTGTCTCCCTGACTCTTCCTCTAGTCACATGACTCTCAGGAAGTAGCATACATTTTGGAGGATAATCATCTAGAGTAAATATCATTCTTTAATTAATCTTTTTCCAATGTTTTAAAAAGGTTCACTGATGTGGTAAAGCATAACATGTCCACTCTGTTATGCTTATTTATAGAGGAAACTGgtacatttttgtaatttttacaatATGgttaataaacatgttaaaaatcttcatctgtggtcaccaTGAACTAGCCTGTTGTTCATCATGGTAAGTTTAGAATAAAATGTCCCTCCTGTTACTGTCCACCCTGTTGCTGTTTTGCACAGTGACAGGGTGGACACATAGTAGGGTGGATGTAAGATGAATAGGTGTTTCCAGCaagtattgtatttattattagtgaCTTTCTGCTCCATCTCACCTTCCAAGTGGCACAATCACCCAGCTATCTGGGCCCACCTCAGCCCTGTGTTAGACATGGTGAGGGAGAGATATCTCCATGTCTTCAGTGATGGCCCAGATACTCAATACAAACAGAAGGGCAACTTTTACCTACTATTAAAAGAACCTTTTAAAAAAGGCTTTAAAGACATCAGCTGTTTTTTTAAGGCCAGCCATGGAAAGGGGGCTCCAGATGGTGTTGGGGCTACCCTTAAAGAATCAGCTGACAAATTTGTCCACTATGGAGGAGACATTCCCATTGCAGAGACCATGTTCTTCCATTTAAGGAACATGAACACTTTGGTGGAACTTTTACTTGTGGGAGAAGGAAATGTTTATAGCCTGGGAGAAGACGAAGGCCACATTTCATTGAAGAACTATCACGGCCTGAGGTCATCATGAAAGAAAATATTGGGCAGTGGTGCATTGTCAACAATGATGGTGAACCCTACCCAGGAATCATTCTGGAGGTTGAAGAAGATGCAAGAGTGAAATGCATGCATAAGAATGGGGCAAACAAGTTCTATTGGCCAAGTCCACGAGAGGATATTAGCTGGTACAGGGATGAACAGATTATATGCCTGATGAAAGAGCCACAACCTTTAAATAAACTAGAGAAGACAGTGTGGAATTTCCTAGAAAAACACTTGGGATGCTGGGTTGTTACATAACGTACTGTTGCTGAAACATCTATAAGATCACTAGACTGAAAAATTTTCCTGATAATTACTTTAGGTGTTCAGTACATTTGATGGTTGAAGGTGGGGGGTCAGGGTGGGGGACACGAGTTGCTCTTTTTTTGTGATGTACTGTTGTTCACTGGTATGATGTCCAACCTGTTTCGTCCTGTCCACTCTGTTTCTCctctgtccaccctgttacctgtgtgctttttttatattaatttaataaaatcaaCAATGAGTATTCATATCTTTGTGGTTACATGCAGGAAATGAATCAGTAAAATGAAATCAATTAAAATGGAGCCAAATTCCACTGAAATTCCTTTTTATTCTAAAAGAAATGTATTCAAATTACATTGtgccttaaaatacaacatatcTGTTTTTAGATAATGCttgtttattaattcattcttaaaatacatttgcagGCTAAAGTGAGGGACATTTAAGctcttaaaaaatgtaaatattgcaaTAACTGTGCATTCAAAACACTTAATAATAAAGACGAGAACGTCCTGTAACAGGGGAGACATTTGTCCTATGTCAACTATGTCCTATGCAAATAATTTGGTCAAAATTATTAGAGTATAATATCCTGAGCTGGACTAATATATATTTCTTATAGTTTAACAAGCCCTCCTTcagataaaatgataaaattatgGAAAGTTTTGCATTTTTGATAGAAAGTTACCAAGCTGAAATGGCACCAAATAGTAGGAATGACCCTACCCATACtgtagggtttgtttctgtaatttaagtgtagcgggtggtacatgtcactaggtaactCTTGCatcttttattatattatatatgttatatatgtttGTAGAATTGTTGacactaggggtgggcgatatggctttaaaataatatcacgatatttcaggttatttttgcgataacgatatttttggcgatataacaaaacactgaaaaatattttatttatttcaagaaaacactattgcaaaaaaaataatgttcaggtttgatttagaattaatataagtTTCAAACACTTCGTAGAAAAATGTAAGAAGTATGTAAGAATTACGCACACTTTTCTGAATTTTGTCTttccaataaaaataatgtaacaatgTAATGGCGGAgtcagacaattttcataggggtggccagactgaccattgctcacacacagGGGtcacacagaaactgatacctttttctTATgtagtcactcactcatttacctatacaggcagtgaatgccatgtagaattacatcacgaagacccgcataataataatacgctttttttcttttcattttccctgacaagtgaaaaaccaaaatatagcaaccttaacattatgaggaagaaagatattcctttgcaatactttatcatttggctgccaacttgtgtgtaatgatgagactcatttgaaccccagagcatgccagtgtgaatgcatggtaAACTaagtttaattttctttcaacaatatgatacagactgaccaacactattaagccaaatcagcattgaaaattgactttactttaatagccttctacaatgctggagcttcttaaaacggaatattttcttttaaatagaagtgttatttaactgctattaaattgtttcccAACAAAATCCGTCCAATTTGgtggataaccgcccaatctggcaacactggaacgagCAGAGCCCGGTGGCGCCTTTACTTGTAGCGCGCCACAAttactactaagtacagtagtagtagtgctaagtagcagtagtaatacttctgtgttggtggttgacattaatgttaagagtattcctgcactgtttggtggaggtgcgctgttgaattgagTCCCTGTGCAGAAatacttccgcaaaaaagtcgccggcaaagcggtggttggggtttgggttgccaaatattaatttatggtggactTGGAGTTTGTGGAACGAGCTCCTCCACTGCAGAGCCGCTTTCCGCCATACTCGTTGCTGTGCCCAAATGATCCACGTAACGAACGTACGCCATTTGcatagctgtgtgtgtgacgTCATTACGTAAACAACGCAGAATATCGCTGTTATCACGATATGGGATTTTTTTatcgttttaaaaattataccggtattatcgtaaacgatacgatatagcacacccctaGTTGACACTACATATtgttactgtacccatactgtaggactttatacagttgtattgaatggtacatgccactgggtaagaactacacctcggcttcatgcactttgtagacgctcccttagcacttcCTTATCATTTCAACACAGATGAacctcacatttacaaaataacagaaaataaacatttacagaaaaaacgttttaaacatatttgattgtagtttgttccttgtttactgcagaatcagttaatgcagtttcactcatttttggatgtttattagccgagaacgatccgaaagaaactcgaatgtcaggcgaatgtccaagacttcctggtttagttcgtgagtgttctgttcaaaacaagtgtgtttaaatcaaatcaacaatctgaactacataaagtaacaatacacagtaatgtacagaagtgtggaaatgtataaactcacctgcgttcatcaacttcaattatcaacaaaactacaaacacagacacggaacagatccacactcgaacagaacagaatcagatcagtttcacttctgctgaacttcttcttcttcttttgtgtTTATTGGCGGTTGGCATACCAGCTTAAAGGTGCATTACCGCCACTTACTGTTTTGTGTTTGGAACAGGAGATTGTacagaaggaaggagggaaataaaataaaataaaataaataaaataataaataaaataataaaataaaaaaataaaataaaataaaataaaataaaataaaataaaataaaataaaataaaataaaacaaaacaaacaaaacataaataaaataaaataaaataaaataaaataaaataaaataaaataaaataaaataaaaaatacataaatacataaagaaacataaaaaaaaaaaaataataataataataataaataatataccaCATTTCTGTTAGATTATTTCCGCTAGacctgtttctgttaagaactTGATGTAATAACTTATCCTCCCTACCTCTTTTCCTAAGAGTCCTGATAATGAAAGATCATTATGTTTTGCCTGCTGTACTGATTCAAACAGTTGTGTTCTATTGGTACTATATTGCTTACAATTGAGGAGTATATGTTCTACTGTTTCGGGTTCTTTACAAAAGCTACACATTCCGGTTGGGTGTTTGCCTATTTTTCATAAAGTATAGTTAAGTCCTGTGTGACCTATTCTTAGACGTGTGATAATGTTTTCTTCTCTTCTTCTAGAACCTGCCATCCTCCCAGCTCCAACCTGTTTTTGAATATTGTACATATGTCTTCCAGTTTGAACAAAATCCCAATGCTCCTGCCATATTGCACATGTTCTAATTATGGCCTTAACTTCATTTTTGCTCAAAGGTACCGgtagatttatttgttttaatctaAGGGTTTGTTTGGCTAGGATATCTACTGTTTCATTTCCCTCCACTCCTACATGGGCAGAAACCCACAGAAAGCTGGTGGATATACATTTATCTTTCAAATTGTGTAACATATAGAATATTTTGTTAACAATATCTGTCCTGGCTGAGGATTTACCATACTTTATGCTTATCAGAGCTGAAAAACTGTCCGAAAGAAtaactgtattatttatttcccTTTTTTCTATCAATTGTAGTGCTAAAAATATGGCCAATAATTCTATGGGGTATACTGCCAgatggtctgatgtccttttcttaatatgtatattatttattggtATATACACTGCCACACCTGTAATTCCTGTTTTGGGGTCTTTGGAACCATCTGTAAACACGAGAATAAAGTTTGAgtaatatctatctatgtatttcTGTACTATGTCGCATGcaaaaatttgttttttaattctttCTGAAGGTTAAGATCTACCTTTGGCAAGGGAAATAGCCAAGGAGGAATGTGGGATATTGGTACTGTGGGACTATACTGTAATTTATGTAATCCCATGCTTCTTGCCTTTGCATTGCCAATCCATCCAAAACTTTTATAATTTGTCTTATTGTGTTCCCAGCAATTTCTTATTATATTCTTGGCAGGATGTGTATCCCATTGTCCCTGTAGATTAGCCCAGTATGTCATCATTAGCTTAATTCTTCTTATTCTTAGTGGCATTTGTCCCATTTCCACTTGCATTGCTGCTAATGGGGATGTTTTGAATGACCCACTACATATTCGCAACGCCTGGGCTTGTAATGTGTCTAGTTGCTTAAGGTTTGACTCTGCTGCTGACATATAAGCTACACATCCGTAATCAAAAACTGTTCTCATGAGTGCTTCATAAATATTTTGCATTGATTTTCTACTTGCTCCCCAGTCCTGTCCTGCCATACATTGTAGTATGTTAatgatgtttttacatttatttttaactttctCTAAATGAATGTGCCATGGTAATTTTTCATCAAACCAGACTCCAAGAAATCTAATAGCCTTTACTTGCTGAAGAGGTTGTTCATATATTTTGAGATTGGTgtaattttgtgtttttctgaGAAGCATTCTCCACTGTATGCTTTCTGGAATGTTCTGTTCCTACTCTTACTTGTATTTATCTGTTATATAAGAAGTCCAAAACCcaattatatatatttccaCCAATTCCcagtaattttaatttaataagtaCTCCCTCTTTCCAAAGCATGTGATTGGCAACTAGACAACCGTATGGCATTTCAGCGTTTACTGTATGAAAGCTAGGTTTTACCACCACATGGCCTCCCGAGAACGCccgatctcggaagctaagcagggtcgggcctggttagtatttggatgggagaccgcctgggaataccaggtgctggaagcttttatccacacacacccaccttcactccaaacctcctgttacacactgacccagcggctttttcttcatcaaagctacacaatgggtgtgttggaaaagctagctctctctctacataggcagcattttacgtcatcctgtgcgcgctcccgagaaggaggctgttcgaaatcctagatgccttaataccctcagtactgaggcatcttaatatttcaatgttattttgactcagaaATGAGTGAGCATCCAACGCTGCCTTGGTGAttaaggcaatcccagaattcattgcgggtcggtgctcttctctcacagaaaaataaacatggctgacggtgcggagaaacgagttattttcaaacgtaaataaaatattactgatttttaacttgtataaacttgtaccacgtgtttttatttgcaagttcaggcttgtcaggaaatgtaaccgttatcggtacatgaagggaggctatattgacatgttagcgtgctgtgctacctcaatccattggttttaatggcaagatgcttaatgctaaacccgatggaatcgttgtctaagtagcgcgttcgaataacctgccttataagtcattgacttattagaatcctctctactgaggcagctgcctgtgtagacagtaagacagcaaggcagctcactaggtttgcaaacacacacattgagacaaagatcagctgatactttcattcttactacagtaaaacacattcaactgacttttaaagtgaagttgaaaatgttgtacagaactcgttgccatctagtggtgctagaaataaattacagcttgttgcttgggtacagatttgtgactttatggctcttctgtcccaagtgtttCTGTAAACCTGAaatggcgactgtttttggtatgcaggaaagaaaaggccgaaTGCAATGAACTGTGCAGTTTGACCACTGTGCTGAGCTGTTACAAAACCCCAACTGTGAGGTTCTTTTTTACCATGGTTCAAatatgcaactttaaacctgtaatacaagatgaacattttaaatgtgtctttatttgctttaactaagctaaagtttttaacagggatCAAAATGACTGGACAGGGCTGGACACGCCTCACTATTGAAGTGGAAGGTAAACCCACActcctgcaagaatggaaagcattcatataaatgaacaaaacacagacctcaaataacatgaacctaaaggtctgaacttacattgtagaaaataaaaacaagccagtagcagcagtgtgcacattaaaccatttacagaagggtcatcaagtttggcaaattgaaataatggcatgtttggagttgaacagcagacCTTTagaaaggactacagtcagtcctagacgttcttccaaaCAGTtcctctaatgtcatgtttagttctccaacatgcttctctaactcctgtgtttgattcctgtgtattacagtgtttaCAGAGTCCAGAAAcaatttctctccagtgtgaatgcgttggtgtaatttgagatgacaatgttgattaaaactcttggATCCACACTAAgatcactgatacggtttctctccactgtgaatgcgttGGTGTATTTTATGGTCACTTTGTACATTAAAGCTTTTCTCACacagagcactgatatggtttctctccagtgtgtaTTAACTCTATTCTGCCACCTTTATACGCCCTGCATAAACTGGCAGATAACTCCTCCACCAATCACCACGCTGTAGAAGATGTTTAGTTCAACTCTGTTTAATAagtattaaattacatttttattaaaatttattaaattattaagtaaaaacaacacatttataaACTTCAGCACATCAAGACATGAATATCAAATAATATTTAAGTTTAAAGTCCATATGCATATTATTCCAAGTTATGCATTTCAATACTAATAAGCCAACATGTGCAAATTCATTTAACTTAATGCATCATGAGCTAACCTGATTCAAGCTTGTAATACAAAATCAACTAATACTCttaataaacataaattaaaacatCATTAATGAATCGCTTCACTTAGTGAACCACTACTATGAATCATCATCAGTTACCAAACGACTCttaaacaaacagtaaacattTACCACATGAACTGTATTAACAGCAcaaactctgttgattaaaactcctcccacactgtgagcactgatgagaGCTGCGTCCAGAATCGCATACTTgtatactcaatagtacgcgagaGCAGTACGCGAGAGTGGTTAGTATGTCTGAATACTCagtatacataaaaaggtacgcgggaagtacccggatgacctacttcttgggcagccatgttcgaGTATGCAACCcataatgtatcccataatgcaactgtaGCTGCAAAGCGGAAGAGAAAACAAGAAATTGGGGAGAAGGaggagtcctctgtttacaagtttaagtaagataaacaaaataaaaatgttattattgtgtacaaccctaaataacgttatgattagcgcaaaaagacgataaatatccaaaaattTGGCAAGTGGGACttgtctgtaactatggtggtCTGTAACCATAgcgatattacgtcat
The sequence above is drawn from the Trichomycterus rosablanca isolate fTriRos1 chromosome 14, fTriRos1.hap1, whole genome shotgun sequence genome and encodes:
- the LOC134326660 gene encoding tripartite motif-containing protein 16-like, translated to MAESKISVTQDEFSCSVCLETLKDPAAIPCGHSFCMVCINNCWDWEDDKGTYRCPQCRQTFTPRPVVRRNTMLAGVVEKLKKTELQAPHPGHCFSEPEDVDCDSCTGTKSKAIKSCLVCLASFCETHLQPHYQIPSYKKHKLVKASRRFQDQICSQHDKLLEVYCRTDQQCICVLCTMDDHKGHDTISAAAERTEKKKQLLEIQRKFQEKIQNKEKELCELINAVESHKCSAQAAVENIERICTELINSINRRCSELKDLIRDQETAEVGRAEKVLKQVEQQIEELKRKDAELEQLSHTEDPVHFLQNFQSLSAPAGSAESAAITISPFPSFDDVTKSVSQLREKVEEFCKEQCEKIPDEVKKVWITLPTELKIREDFLHYVCQFTLDPNTVNKFLRLSEENKVVTRSETEQSYPDHPDTFDIYSQVVCRESVSGRCYWEVEWSGNVGVYIAVSYKSISRKGRGDECVFGCNDQSWSLFCSLFGLSFRHNNKDTKIPTMPSSSRIGVYVDYDAGTLSFYSVSDTMKLLHRVQTTFTQLLYPGFGLCLGSEVKLSDLTN